From the genome of Papaver somniferum cultivar HN1 chromosome 2, ASM357369v1, whole genome shotgun sequence, one region includes:
- the LOC113350501 gene encoding mediator of RNA polymerase II transcription subunit 15a-like isoform X2 has translation MLAMETKSQTNEVANSFPLNTGGGSQNPQDPGQSQIPLANQYEARQQLLSQNIQNNIGNSGIHEPLALSSALPSGASLTQSSMPNAVNQGSNIQSGMTQNSSGNLVGQGGVASNMFANLTTQMQGWQLPQQTGSQQQQFWYQQQQLQQHLLKLDPPPPPQQLLGNIPFSIMQAHIQQQQQLTRLQSTQQPHMQMSSGLQPSPSILQQTQHSVMQLSSGLQQNLQSAAAQSTPNGLQQHPLSVLRQPHQRYQQFMQQQAPVLHQQQHSVFPSQQHPQQKINAPNLQQQHLVGQQNVSNMLQQQQQQQQGSLNQQNNIANMQQHLLGKNIPHQQQLGQQSNVSGLQKQQQQLMHTIHQQKGKVQQQQNAQVSTNMLQIQGKQAQTQPAQQQLMSQHPSQTTQMHQQLRLQYQPDSLQRNMQQTILTSGGSMLSHQSLLDQKQVFHSQIPPPEASSMSIDAAITGNATTTENAVYVQEEVYQTIRSMREKYLPGLSGMHQKISQKCQQHDSLPQPPKSEQIERLKIFKDMLDKMMRFLNLPKTSAIPSLKDKLPLYEKQILNFLSSNRAWNPGPLQQQIQPTVVLPLSIQQQQQQQQHQQLQQQQHQQLQQQQQQQLPSTSIDAAITGNAVDPQEEVCQTIKSMREKYLPGLSDMHQKISQKCQQHDSLPHPPESEQLERLRTYKNMLDRMIGFLNLPKSSMIPSLKDKLSFYEKQILNILNSNPPRKSGALQQQIQPTGGHSLSIQQQQQQQQQRQLQQQQQQQQQEEEQPQQQQLQQQNQQQQQHQQQQTQSQNPLRQQYENQMNSHMQPTILQNSVLSTQPTAVTSMNGSLTPNHVGVSTSQSNLLNSLQPGSTMMSGQGNGSSSLQLVCVGSTLQYQSAGNALQQGNLNTMSQNTVNGLQNNVNSLQMNPDMLQQHPHLNQQLQQQQRQMHNQEQQQFQQLVHQSQKPQRSAQLQGHQISQLQQMREDLKFRQGMGYKEGMSEQHLAAAGLWAPYNHQVKLGSSFPISSPQMLSVASPQLSQHSPQIDQQSLSSFLTTTGTPLQPANPPLIVPSPSTPLAPSLIPGDPEKQTSGVSSLSNAGNVGEAHSTASLGQVQSLAIDTPGISASPLLAELTCPDGNQVTSSTITKPSTTEQPLECLLKEVKSMSPKAFSASASDFGSVISMIDRIAGSAPGIGSKASVGEDLVTMTESHIQARNFVQQDGSSATKKMKRHTTAVPLNAMSSAGSVNDSFKQVVTIELSDVESTATSRMKKPRVEV, from the exons ATGCTGGCAATGGAGACAAAATCTCAAACAAATGAAGTTGCTAATTCTTTTCCCTTAAATACTGGTGGTGGTAGCCAAAATCCTCAAGATCCAG GTCAGTCACAAATTCCTTTAGCGAACCAGTATGAAGCACGGCAGCAGCTATTATCCCAGAACATTCAGAATAATATCGGAAATTCTGGAATCCATGAACCTCTAGCATTGTCATCTGCATTGCCTTCTGGGGCCAGTCTCACTCAGTCCTCGATGCCCAATGCTGTTAATCAGGGATCCAACATACAGTCTGGAATGACACAGAATTCTTCTGGAAATCTAGTTGGTCAAGGAGGTGTAGCATCGAATATGTTTGCTAACTTAACAACCCAGATGCAAGGATGGCAGCTTCCACAACAGACCGGTTCTCAACAACAGCAGTTTTGGTATCAGCAACAACAGTTGCAACAACACCTTTTGAAGCTGGACCCTCCTCCTCCTCCGCAGCAGCTACTGGGAAACATTCCATTCTCCATTATGCAGGCACACatacagcaacaacagcagctaaCTCGATTGCAATCTACTCAACAACCTCATATGCAAATGTCATCTGGTCTTCAGCCAAGCCCGTCCATACTTCAACAGACTCAGCACTCTGTGATGCAATTGTCTTCAGGTCTTCAACAGAACCTGCAATCTGCCGCTGCACAGTCCACACCAAATGGTCTTCAACAACATCCATTGAGTGTCCTCAGGCAACCACATCAACGGTATCAACAGTTCATGCAGCAACAAGCTCCAGTTCTGCATCAGCAACAGCATTCGGTTTTTCCTTCACAGCAGCATCCGCAGCAGAAAATAAATGCCCCAAACTTGCAACAGCAGCATTTAGTTGGGCAACAAAATGTATCCAATATgctgcaacaacagcagcagcagcaacagggatcGCTAAACCAAcagaataatattgcaaataTGCAACAACATTTGCTTGGAAAAAATATCCCTCATCAGCAGCAGCTAGGTCAACAAAGTAACGTGTCAGGGTTAcagaagcagcaacagcagctaatGCATACCATACATCAGCAAAAGGGAAAggtgcaacaacaacaaaatgcaCAGGTATCAACAAATATGTTACAAATCCAAGGGAAACAAGCACAAACTCAACCAGCACAACAACAACTTATGTCTCAGCATCCATCTCAAACAACGCAAATGCATCAGCAACTGCGATTGCAGTACCagccagattcattacaaaggaATATGCAACAAACGATTCTGACATCTGGTGGCTCGATGCTTAGCCATCAAAGTTTATTGGACCAGAAGCAAGTGTTTCATTCACAAATACCACCTCCAGAGGCCTCATCAA TGTCAATAGATGCAGCAATAACCGGAAATGCAACCACAACAGAAAATGCTGTCTACGTGCAGGAGGAAGTTTATCAGACT ATTAGGTCCATGAGAGAAAAATACTTACCAGGTCTTAGTGGCATGCACCAGAAGATCTCTCAAAAATGCCAACAG CATGATTCTCTTCCACAACCACCAAAGTCTGAACAAATTGAGAGGCTCAAAATTTTCAAGGACATGTTGGACAAGATGATGAGGTTCTTGAATCTTCCTAAAACTAGTGCGATACCTAGTTTGAAGGATAAGCTGCCTTTGTATGAGAAACAAATCTTGAATTTCCTGAGCTCGAATCGTGCATGGAATCCTGGTCCACTGCAGCAACAAATTCAGCCAACTGTTGTCCTTCCGCTCTCTatacagcaacaacagcagcagcagcaacatcaacaactgcagcagcagcaacatcaacaactgcagcagcagcagcagcagcaacttcccTCAA CGTCAATAGATGCAGCAATAACAGGGAATGCAGTCGACCCGCAAGAGGAAGTTTGTCAGACT ATCAAGTCCATGAGAGAAAAATACTTGCCGGGTCTTAGTGACATGCACCAGAAGATCTCTCAAAAATGCCAACAG CATGATTCTCTTCCACATCCACCAGAGTCTGAACAACTTGAGAGGCTCAGAACTTACAAGAACATGTTGGACAGGATGATAGGGTTCCTGAACCTTCCCAAAAGTAGTATGATACCTAGTTTGAAGGATAAGCTGTCTTTTTATGAGAAACAGATCTTGAATATTCTGAACTCGAACCCCCCGAGGAAATCTGGTGCACTGCAGCAACAAATTCAGCCAACTGGTGGCCACTCACTCTCtatacagcaacaacaacagcagcagcagcaacgtcaactgcaacaacaacagcagcaacaacagcaagaagAGGAGcagccacaacaacaacaactgcagcaacaaaaccagcagcagcaacaacatcagcagcagcagacacaATCTCAAAATCCTCTGCGGCAGCAGTATGAAAACCAGATGAACTCCCATATGCAACCAACGATCCTGCAAAATTCTGTATTATCTACGCAACCAACTGCTGTGACAAGCATGAATGGTTCCTTGACTCCAAACCATGTAGGTGTTTCAACGTCACAATCTAACCTGCTAAATTCTTTGCAACCTGGCTCTACTATGATGTCGGGCCAAGGAAACGGTTCCAGTTCATTGCAACTGGTTTGTGTGGGTTCCACCCTTCAATACCAAAGCGCTGGAAATGCACTCCAACAGGGAAACTTGAACACTATGTCACAAAATACTGTTAATGGATTACAGAATAATGTTAATTCCCTTCAGATGAACCCAGACATGCTTCAACAACATCCACATCTGAACCAacaacttcagcaacagcagcgcCAGATGCATAATCAGGAGCAGCAACAGTTCCAGCAGTTGGTGCACCAGTCTCAAAAGCCACAGCGATCTGCTCAATTGCAGGGGCATCAAATATCACAGCTTCAGCAGATGAGGGAGGATTTGAAATTTAGACAGGGAATGGGTTACAAAGAAGGAATGTCTGAGCAACACCTTGCTGCTGCTGGCCTTTGGGCACCATACAACCATCAAGTAAAGCTTGGTTCTTCATTTCCTATATCTTCCCCTCAAATGCTTTCAGTGGCATCCCCACAACTTTCTCAGCATTCACCACAAATTGACCAGCAAAGCCTTTCATCATTCCTTACAACAACAGGAACACCTCTGCAACCTGCAAACCCACCCTTAATTGTCCCTTCTCCTTCTACACCCCTGGCTCCTTCTCTAATACCTGGGGATCCCGAGAAACAGACTTCTGGTGTTTCCTCTCTGTCAAATGCAGGAAATGTTGGGGAGGCACATAGTACTGCTTCACTTGGTCAAGTGCAATCTCTTGCTATCGACACTCCTGGGATATCAGCCTCCCCCTTGCTGGCGGAGTTGACTTGCCCAGATGGTAATCAGGTCACATCCTCCACAATCACTAAGCCAAGTACTACAGAGCAGCCTTTAGAGTGCTTATTGAAAGAG GTAAAATCCATGTCTCCTAAAGCATTTAGTGCTTCCGCCAGTGACTTTGGGTCAGTCATTAGTATGATCGACAGGATAGCTGGATCTGCACCAGGTATTGGATCAAAAGCTTCTGTGGGTGAGGATTTGGTTACTATGACAGAATCTCATATACAAGCAAGGAATTTCGTTCAACAAGATGGAAGCTCAGCAACAAAGAAAATGAAGCGTCACACAACTGCAGTTCCCTTGAATGCCATGTCATCAGCTGGCAGTGTGAACGATAGTTTCAAGCAGGTAGTCACTATTGAATTGTCTGATGTTGAGTCAACTGCGACCTCTAGGATGAAAAAACCTCGAGTTGAGGTATGA
- the LOC113350501 gene encoding mediator of RNA polymerase II transcription subunit 15a-like isoform X1 codes for MEDAADWRTHVQPDSRQRIVTKILETLERQVPISGPDVLAELNKVAVRLEDIIFTIATSQTDYLQKISLKMLAMETKSQTNEVANSFPLNTGGGSQNPQDPGQSQIPLANQYEARQQLLSQNIQNNIGNSGIHEPLALSSALPSGASLTQSSMPNAVNQGSNIQSGMTQNSSGNLVGQGGVASNMFANLTTQMQGWQLPQQTGSQQQQFWYQQQQLQQHLLKLDPPPPPQQLLGNIPFSIMQAHIQQQQQLTRLQSTQQPHMQMSSGLQPSPSILQQTQHSVMQLSSGLQQNLQSAAAQSTPNGLQQHPLSVLRQPHQRYQQFMQQQAPVLHQQQHSVFPSQQHPQQKINAPNLQQQHLVGQQNVSNMLQQQQQQQQGSLNQQNNIANMQQHLLGKNIPHQQQLGQQSNVSGLQKQQQQLMHTIHQQKGKVQQQQNAQVSTNMLQIQGKQAQTQPAQQQLMSQHPSQTTQMHQQLRLQYQPDSLQRNMQQTILTSGGSMLSHQSLLDQKQVFHSQIPPPEASSMSIDAAITGNATTTENAVYVQEEVYQTIRSMREKYLPGLSGMHQKISQKCQQHDSLPQPPKSEQIERLKIFKDMLDKMMRFLNLPKTSAIPSLKDKLPLYEKQILNFLSSNRAWNPGPLQQQIQPTVVLPLSIQQQQQQQQHQQLQQQQHQQLQQQQQQQLPSTSIDAAITGNAVDPQEEVCQTIKSMREKYLPGLSDMHQKISQKCQQHDSLPHPPESEQLERLRTYKNMLDRMIGFLNLPKSSMIPSLKDKLSFYEKQILNILNSNPPRKSGALQQQIQPTGGHSLSIQQQQQQQQQRQLQQQQQQQQQEEEQPQQQQLQQQNQQQQQHQQQQTQSQNPLRQQYENQMNSHMQPTILQNSVLSTQPTAVTSMNGSLTPNHVGVSTSQSNLLNSLQPGSTMMSGQGNGSSSLQLVCVGSTLQYQSAGNALQQGNLNTMSQNTVNGLQNNVNSLQMNPDMLQQHPHLNQQLQQQQRQMHNQEQQQFQQLVHQSQKPQRSAQLQGHQISQLQQMREDLKFRQGMGYKEGMSEQHLAAAGLWAPYNHQVKLGSSFPISSPQMLSVASPQLSQHSPQIDQQSLSSFLTTTGTPLQPANPPLIVPSPSTPLAPSLIPGDPEKQTSGVSSLSNAGNVGEAHSTASLGQVQSLAIDTPGISASPLLAELTCPDGNQVTSSTITKPSTTEQPLECLLKEVKSMSPKAFSASASDFGSVISMIDRIAGSAPGIGSKASVGEDLVTMTESHIQARNFVQQDGSSATKKMKRHTTAVPLNAMSSAGSVNDSFKQVVTIELSDVESTATSRMKKPRVEV; via the exons ATGGAGGACGCTGCTGATTGGAGAACACATGTTCAACCTGATTCTCGACAGAGAATTGTCACTAAGAT ATTGGAAACACTGGAGAGACAAGTTCCAATTTCTGGACCAGACGTATTGGCAGAACTTAATAAAGTTGCTGTAAGATTGGAGGACATAATATTCACTATTGCTACCAGTCAG ACGGATTATCTTCAAAAAATATCTTTGAAGATGCTGGCAATGGAGACAAAATCTCAAACAAATGAAGTTGCTAATTCTTTTCCCTTAAATACTGGTGGTGGTAGCCAAAATCCTCAAGATCCAG GTCAGTCACAAATTCCTTTAGCGAACCAGTATGAAGCACGGCAGCAGCTATTATCCCAGAACATTCAGAATAATATCGGAAATTCTGGAATCCATGAACCTCTAGCATTGTCATCTGCATTGCCTTCTGGGGCCAGTCTCACTCAGTCCTCGATGCCCAATGCTGTTAATCAGGGATCCAACATACAGTCTGGAATGACACAGAATTCTTCTGGAAATCTAGTTGGTCAAGGAGGTGTAGCATCGAATATGTTTGCTAACTTAACAACCCAGATGCAAGGATGGCAGCTTCCACAACAGACCGGTTCTCAACAACAGCAGTTTTGGTATCAGCAACAACAGTTGCAACAACACCTTTTGAAGCTGGACCCTCCTCCTCCTCCGCAGCAGCTACTGGGAAACATTCCATTCTCCATTATGCAGGCACACatacagcaacaacagcagctaaCTCGATTGCAATCTACTCAACAACCTCATATGCAAATGTCATCTGGTCTTCAGCCAAGCCCGTCCATACTTCAACAGACTCAGCACTCTGTGATGCAATTGTCTTCAGGTCTTCAACAGAACCTGCAATCTGCCGCTGCACAGTCCACACCAAATGGTCTTCAACAACATCCATTGAGTGTCCTCAGGCAACCACATCAACGGTATCAACAGTTCATGCAGCAACAAGCTCCAGTTCTGCATCAGCAACAGCATTCGGTTTTTCCTTCACAGCAGCATCCGCAGCAGAAAATAAATGCCCCAAACTTGCAACAGCAGCATTTAGTTGGGCAACAAAATGTATCCAATATgctgcaacaacagcagcagcagcaacagggatcGCTAAACCAAcagaataatattgcaaataTGCAACAACATTTGCTTGGAAAAAATATCCCTCATCAGCAGCAGCTAGGTCAACAAAGTAACGTGTCAGGGTTAcagaagcagcaacagcagctaatGCATACCATACATCAGCAAAAGGGAAAggtgcaacaacaacaaaatgcaCAGGTATCAACAAATATGTTACAAATCCAAGGGAAACAAGCACAAACTCAACCAGCACAACAACAACTTATGTCTCAGCATCCATCTCAAACAACGCAAATGCATCAGCAACTGCGATTGCAGTACCagccagattcattacaaaggaATATGCAACAAACGATTCTGACATCTGGTGGCTCGATGCTTAGCCATCAAAGTTTATTGGACCAGAAGCAAGTGTTTCATTCACAAATACCACCTCCAGAGGCCTCATCAA TGTCAATAGATGCAGCAATAACCGGAAATGCAACCACAACAGAAAATGCTGTCTACGTGCAGGAGGAAGTTTATCAGACT ATTAGGTCCATGAGAGAAAAATACTTACCAGGTCTTAGTGGCATGCACCAGAAGATCTCTCAAAAATGCCAACAG CATGATTCTCTTCCACAACCACCAAAGTCTGAACAAATTGAGAGGCTCAAAATTTTCAAGGACATGTTGGACAAGATGATGAGGTTCTTGAATCTTCCTAAAACTAGTGCGATACCTAGTTTGAAGGATAAGCTGCCTTTGTATGAGAAACAAATCTTGAATTTCCTGAGCTCGAATCGTGCATGGAATCCTGGTCCACTGCAGCAACAAATTCAGCCAACTGTTGTCCTTCCGCTCTCTatacagcaacaacagcagcagcagcaacatcaacaactgcagcagcagcaacatcaacaactgcagcagcagcagcagcagcaacttcccTCAA CGTCAATAGATGCAGCAATAACAGGGAATGCAGTCGACCCGCAAGAGGAAGTTTGTCAGACT ATCAAGTCCATGAGAGAAAAATACTTGCCGGGTCTTAGTGACATGCACCAGAAGATCTCTCAAAAATGCCAACAG CATGATTCTCTTCCACATCCACCAGAGTCTGAACAACTTGAGAGGCTCAGAACTTACAAGAACATGTTGGACAGGATGATAGGGTTCCTGAACCTTCCCAAAAGTAGTATGATACCTAGTTTGAAGGATAAGCTGTCTTTTTATGAGAAACAGATCTTGAATATTCTGAACTCGAACCCCCCGAGGAAATCTGGTGCACTGCAGCAACAAATTCAGCCAACTGGTGGCCACTCACTCTCtatacagcaacaacaacagcagcagcagcaacgtcaactgcaacaacaacagcagcaacaacagcaagaagAGGAGcagccacaacaacaacaactgcagcaacaaaaccagcagcagcaacaacatcagcagcagcagacacaATCTCAAAATCCTCTGCGGCAGCAGTATGAAAACCAGATGAACTCCCATATGCAACCAACGATCCTGCAAAATTCTGTATTATCTACGCAACCAACTGCTGTGACAAGCATGAATGGTTCCTTGACTCCAAACCATGTAGGTGTTTCAACGTCACAATCTAACCTGCTAAATTCTTTGCAACCTGGCTCTACTATGATGTCGGGCCAAGGAAACGGTTCCAGTTCATTGCAACTGGTTTGTGTGGGTTCCACCCTTCAATACCAAAGCGCTGGAAATGCACTCCAACAGGGAAACTTGAACACTATGTCACAAAATACTGTTAATGGATTACAGAATAATGTTAATTCCCTTCAGATGAACCCAGACATGCTTCAACAACATCCACATCTGAACCAacaacttcagcaacagcagcgcCAGATGCATAATCAGGAGCAGCAACAGTTCCAGCAGTTGGTGCACCAGTCTCAAAAGCCACAGCGATCTGCTCAATTGCAGGGGCATCAAATATCACAGCTTCAGCAGATGAGGGAGGATTTGAAATTTAGACAGGGAATGGGTTACAAAGAAGGAATGTCTGAGCAACACCTTGCTGCTGCTGGCCTTTGGGCACCATACAACCATCAAGTAAAGCTTGGTTCTTCATTTCCTATATCTTCCCCTCAAATGCTTTCAGTGGCATCCCCACAACTTTCTCAGCATTCACCACAAATTGACCAGCAAAGCCTTTCATCATTCCTTACAACAACAGGAACACCTCTGCAACCTGCAAACCCACCCTTAATTGTCCCTTCTCCTTCTACACCCCTGGCTCCTTCTCTAATACCTGGGGATCCCGAGAAACAGACTTCTGGTGTTTCCTCTCTGTCAAATGCAGGAAATGTTGGGGAGGCACATAGTACTGCTTCACTTGGTCAAGTGCAATCTCTTGCTATCGACACTCCTGGGATATCAGCCTCCCCCTTGCTGGCGGAGTTGACTTGCCCAGATGGTAATCAGGTCACATCCTCCACAATCACTAAGCCAAGTACTACAGAGCAGCCTTTAGAGTGCTTATTGAAAGAG GTAAAATCCATGTCTCCTAAAGCATTTAGTGCTTCCGCCAGTGACTTTGGGTCAGTCATTAGTATGATCGACAGGATAGCTGGATCTGCACCAGGTATTGGATCAAAAGCTTCTGTGGGTGAGGATTTGGTTACTATGACAGAATCTCATATACAAGCAAGGAATTTCGTTCAACAAGATGGAAGCTCAGCAACAAAGAAAATGAAGCGTCACACAACTGCAGTTCCCTTGAATGCCATGTCATCAGCTGGCAGTGTGAACGATAGTTTCAAGCAGGTAGTCACTATTGAATTGTCTGATGTTGAGTCAACTGCGACCTCTAGGATGAAAAAACCTCGAGTTGAGGTATGA